The Vibrio tubiashii ATCC 19109 genome has a segment encoding these proteins:
- a CDS encoding ABC transporter permease — MSSLLQQTWQTLLAHRLKSMLAIIAIAWGVISVVVLIALGEGFYRHQTQSLSFMVNKVQLAFPSSTSQPWNGLPARRQITIPQGKVDMLKQSGFAEQASSVYAKWDASVTNIKGQKLSSFVSGIDPSYFALVQRQLEPGSRNISPSDIANHSRVAVLGDQIAKMGNITIGEQVKVNGIPFLVIGVIKDEDVSLSFGDSRKVFVPQTTYLDLWNAKPWMLLLTSTDGMDSASFRQSIVSFFAKQLHFDPNDKEAIKLLDFSEGGALITGIFRGIQIFLGSSGAMTMAVGALGVANIMFLSVTERTREIGVRLAIGATQKSILGQFILEGLILVAVGTGLGLTVSYAMVSLLSTMTLPDWLGSPVITPDSIAWSLLVTLVLALLASYFPARRASRLTPVIALSARA; from the coding sequence ATGAGTAGTTTGTTACAGCAAACTTGGCAGACCTTATTAGCGCATCGGCTCAAAAGCATGTTAGCGATTATCGCCATTGCTTGGGGGGTAATTTCCGTGGTTGTGCTGATTGCGCTCGGTGAAGGATTTTATCGGCATCAAACTCAATCATTGTCGTTTATGGTCAATAAGGTCCAGCTGGCTTTTCCTTCCAGCACCAGTCAACCTTGGAACGGATTACCCGCTAGGCGCCAGATAACCATACCGCAAGGCAAAGTCGATATGCTCAAACAGTCAGGTTTTGCAGAGCAGGCATCAAGTGTTTACGCCAAATGGGACGCCAGCGTGACCAACATAAAAGGGCAGAAGTTGTCTAGTTTTGTCAGCGGCATTGACCCTTCTTACTTCGCATTAGTTCAGCGTCAGCTTGAGCCTGGGTCACGTAATATTTCACCAAGTGATATCGCTAACCACTCTCGAGTTGCGGTGCTTGGAGACCAAATTGCCAAAATGGGTAACATTACTATTGGTGAACAAGTCAAAGTCAACGGCATTCCTTTTTTGGTTATTGGTGTCATTAAAGATGAAGATGTAAGCCTTTCATTTGGTGATAGCCGCAAGGTGTTTGTCCCGCAAACGACTTATCTCGATTTGTGGAATGCAAAACCTTGGATGCTCTTGCTAACTTCGACTGACGGTATGGATAGTGCTTCATTTAGACAAAGCATCGTGTCCTTTTTTGCCAAACAACTGCATTTTGACCCTAATGATAAAGAGGCGATAAAACTGCTCGACTTTAGTGAAGGCGGTGCATTGATTACAGGGATTTTCCGTGGAATTCAAATTTTTCTTGGCTCGAGTGGGGCAATGACGATGGCCGTTGGGGCATTAGGCGTGGCTAACATTATGTTTTTATCTGTGACTGAAAGAACGCGCGAGATAGGGGTTCGATTGGCGATTGGTGCAACCCAAAAATCGATATTGGGTCAGTTCATTCTCGAAGGGCTAATCTTAGTTGCCGTTGGGACAGGGCTGGGGTTAACTGTCTCTTACGCAATGGTTTCTCTGTTAAGCACCATGACTTTACCTGATTGGCTTGGCTCACCGGTGATTACGCCAGATTCAATTGCTTGGTCACTGTTGGTAACGCTTGTTTTGGCTCTGCTAGCCTCATACTTTCCCGCGAGGAGAGCGTCACGCTTGACTCCGGTTATCGCTTTGAGCGCGAGGGCTTAA
- a CDS encoding efflux RND transporter periplasmic adaptor subunit produces MKTFKVATIALLIGGGIGFGVSQILPSHSLMKMADAVAPSKDSNEPLYWVAPMDPNYQRDKPGKSPMGMDLIPVYAENLASDANKPGTVTIDPSVENNLGVKTAAVEKQRLSPRIETVGYVAFDESRLWQTNVRVAGWVEKLNINAVGEKVAKGEVLFTLYSPELIKAQEELLNAYRTGRSGLVTGATERLVTLGVDRTQIKAIKKRGKASQSIEIKAPADGVIASLNIREGGYLSPAQAVISAGPLEEVWVDAEVFERQAHWMQAGSIATMTLDAIPDGQWQGEVDYVYPILDPSTRTLRVRLKFPNPNGELKPNMFANIALQPVTQESVLTVPKSAVIRSGGMTRVVLAEGNGKYRSARINVGREAGESVEVLGGLTLGESVVTSAHFMLDSESSQSADLSRINGTETPAETVWAQGEITDVMAGHRMLTINHQAVPEWQWPGMVMNFTVAEQLNMQELKSGQAIEFEMQKTPEGQYQIVDYRVGDSVVANEVWVSGDITMLMADFGMITLQHLPVAEWDWQAGEMNFSVGDEVDLSGFEEGQKVRFLVEKQGADYLLKQITVSEEPV; encoded by the coding sequence ATGAAAACATTTAAGGTAGCGACGATCGCACTATTGATCGGTGGTGGTATTGGCTTTGGTGTGAGCCAGATTTTGCCTAGTCACTCTTTGATGAAAATGGCGGATGCTGTGGCTCCAAGTAAAGACTCAAACGAGCCTTTGTATTGGGTGGCACCGATGGACCCAAATTACCAACGCGATAAACCGGGTAAATCGCCGATGGGGATGGATCTTATCCCTGTCTATGCCGAGAATCTAGCTTCAGACGCCAACAAGCCGGGCACAGTGACGATAGACCCATCGGTAGAAAATAACCTAGGAGTGAAAACCGCGGCAGTTGAGAAGCAGCGCTTGTCACCAAGGATTGAAACCGTTGGTTACGTTGCATTTGATGAAAGTCGTTTATGGCAAACCAATGTGCGTGTTGCTGGCTGGGTAGAAAAACTCAATATCAATGCGGTAGGAGAAAAAGTCGCGAAGGGTGAAGTGTTATTTACGCTCTACTCTCCAGAGCTAATTAAAGCGCAAGAAGAGTTACTCAACGCTTATCGAACCGGTCGAAGTGGTTTGGTGACAGGGGCGACCGAGCGCTTGGTGACCTTAGGGGTCGATCGCACGCAAATTAAAGCAATCAAGAAGCGAGGTAAAGCGTCTCAATCTATCGAGATTAAAGCTCCGGCGGATGGCGTTATCGCGAGCTTGAATATTCGCGAAGGGGGGTACTTATCGCCAGCGCAAGCGGTGATCAGTGCTGGCCCGCTGGAAGAAGTCTGGGTCGATGCGGAAGTCTTTGAGCGCCAAGCCCATTGGATGCAAGCAGGCAGCATCGCTACGATGACACTTGATGCGATACCCGATGGTCAGTGGCAAGGAGAAGTGGACTATGTCTATCCCATTCTTGATCCGAGTACGCGTACTTTGCGGGTACGTCTGAAGTTCCCTAACCCCAATGGTGAACTCAAACCGAATATGTTTGCCAATATTGCGCTGCAGCCCGTTACCCAAGAGTCGGTATTAACTGTCCCTAAATCTGCCGTAATTCGTTCAGGAGGTATGACCCGCGTAGTACTTGCAGAAGGCAACGGAAAGTATCGTTCTGCGCGCATCAATGTGGGTCGAGAAGCAGGCGAAAGTGTCGAGGTACTTGGAGGACTCACCCTAGGGGAAAGTGTCGTGACGTCGGCGCACTTTATGTTGGATTCAGAATCGAGTCAATCTGCCGACCTGTCGCGAATTAATGGCACTGAGACACCTGCTGAGACTGTTTGGGCTCAAGGTGAAATTACCGATGTGATGGCAGGGCATCGAATGCTAACCATCAATCACCAAGCCGTTCCTGAGTGGCAGTGGCCGGGTATGGTGATGAACTTTACTGTAGCTGAACAGCTAAACATGCAAGAGCTGAAATCAGGCCAAGCTATAGAATTTGAGATGCAAAAAACGCCGGAAGGTCAGTATCAAATTGTTGATTATCGAGTCGGTGACAGTGTTGTCGCCAATGAGGTGTGGGTAAGCGGAGATATCACCATGTTGATGGCGGACTTCGGCATGATTACCTTACAACATTTACCCGTCGCGGAATGGGATTGGCAGGCGGGAGAGATGAACTTCTCGGTGGGTGATGAAGTGGATTTATCCGGGTTTGAGGAAGGTCAGAAAGTTCGATTTCTAGTTGAAAAGCAAGGGGCGGATTACCTACTTAAGCAAATCACGGTGAGTGAGGAGCCAGTATGA
- a CDS encoding TolC family protein codes for MAKLRLSKISVVLLATTLSLPSYAISIEQAWQQAKQSDPNYEKAKIGVQLGETGISSSRSSLLPSLSADASANWNETTHNTNSYGANLSQTIWDSRLWSDLDRAEANLLKAQLELSQTHNELAQKLLSSYLDMASAQGDLVLAQNKLEEGAKLLKIIEKRYKAGKVKSIDVEEIRATQVSEKAAILKAQAQLQSKKAELAALINQMPEEVDQVRTDSLVQPPMLVDSQEQWLKLAKDSSPELLVAMQNVKAREFAKDSAQGGYYPTVKGKLGYSDDDRRSSGEFNAGITLSVPIDLNGATRAKVDEASLNILSAKQDLRRVEIDIQKRIIQRFTQVDINWSQVLMADELVESRAKVLRSKEKLYDAGLLEVSEVINAHNSMFAAKNSLKTNLYNYWRQRIGLLHTAGKLDDDTIALISRAFDS; via the coding sequence ATGGCTAAGTTGCGCCTATCTAAAATCAGTGTTGTGTTACTGGCAACAACCCTCAGTTTGCCGAGTTACGCTATATCTATTGAGCAGGCGTGGCAACAAGCAAAGCAGAGCGATCCTAATTACGAAAAAGCCAAGATAGGTGTTCAGCTAGGTGAAACGGGCATTTCATCCAGCCGTAGTTCGCTGCTGCCTTCATTAAGTGCCGATGCTTCTGCTAATTGGAACGAAACGACACACAATACCAACAGCTATGGCGCCAACCTTTCCCAAACGATTTGGGATAGCCGCTTGTGGTCAGATTTAGACCGAGCCGAAGCAAATTTACTAAAAGCCCAATTAGAGCTGTCTCAAACACACAATGAGCTTGCGCAAAAACTCCTTTCTAGTTATCTCGATATGGCCAGTGCTCAGGGTGACCTTGTGTTGGCGCAAAACAAACTAGAAGAAGGGGCTAAATTACTCAAGATCATCGAGAAACGATACAAAGCGGGCAAAGTGAAATCCATTGATGTGGAAGAAATTAGAGCCACTCAAGTTTCGGAAAAAGCCGCCATTCTCAAGGCTCAAGCTCAGCTGCAAAGTAAAAAAGCAGAACTTGCCGCACTGATCAATCAGATGCCTGAAGAGGTAGACCAAGTCCGAACAGACTCGCTTGTTCAGCCACCAATGTTAGTCGATTCTCAAGAACAGTGGCTCAAGCTAGCCAAAGACAGTAGCCCAGAGTTACTGGTTGCCATGCAGAATGTGAAAGCGCGTGAATTTGCTAAAGACTCTGCTCAAGGGGGGTATTACCCGACGGTTAAAGGCAAGCTAGGCTATAGCGATGACGATAGACGCTCAAGCGGTGAATTCAATGCCGGGATTACACTCAGTGTGCCGATTGATCTTAATGGGGCGACGCGCGCTAAAGTTGATGAAGCATCGCTTAATATTTTAAGTGCCAAACAAGATTTGCGTCGAGTAGAAATAGATATCCAGAAACGCATCATCCAACGTTTTACTCAGGTTGATATCAACTGGAGTCAGGTATTGATGGCGGATGAACTAGTTGAATCACGAGCTAAGGTGCTACGCAGTAAAGAGAAGCTCTATGATGCGGGTCTTCTCGAAGTGTCGGAAGTCATTAACGCGCACAACAGTATGTTTGCTGCGAAAAACAGCCTAAAAACGAACTTGTATAACTACTGGCGTCAGAGAATAGGTTTACTGCACACGGCAGGAAAATTGGATGATGACACTATCGCTCTGATTTCTAGGGCTTTTGATTCATGA
- a CDS encoding efflux RND transporter periplasmic adaptor subunit, producing MAKRWLLSAVGVALLGGGAYFYLQSSSEPQAFPMLAVAKGTIEKQAVAVGKIVPAHSVSIKSQIDGIVGEIYAQVGEKVKQGQPLIKVRPNPTPKALTDASTELMRSEADLESAKQKLANLESLVKQDIIPRNYDEYVTARSVVKSAKANVLQKRQNLELIRSGEASIGNARLTSTIYAPIDGTVLNRKVEVGEPIISTESSQAATEMMSLADMKSLIFKGSVSEHDAAQLSPGMPVILTVAPYPEVEIEGVLTKVAIQSENLNSPGSTTAKSFDNGFGVEVGELKIPQDIMLRSGFSSTAQITLKKSENVLTLPERVLQFEGETPNVLIPDNSEQGFHKQKVKLGLSDGINVEVLDGVELDEEIIDNSMMMGAAHG from the coding sequence ATGGCTAAACGTTGGCTTTTATCTGCTGTCGGTGTCGCATTGCTTGGTGGCGGCGCGTATTTTTATCTGCAATCTTCTTCTGAACCACAAGCTTTTCCTATGTTGGCGGTCGCAAAAGGAACCATTGAGAAACAGGCGGTTGCGGTAGGTAAAATTGTTCCGGCGCACTCAGTATCGATAAAGTCACAAATTGATGGGATTGTTGGAGAAATCTATGCGCAAGTGGGTGAGAAAGTAAAACAGGGCCAACCTCTGATCAAAGTGCGCCCAAACCCAACGCCTAAAGCCCTGACGGATGCCTCAACGGAATTAATGCGTAGCGAAGCGGATCTGGAGTCGGCGAAGCAAAAACTCGCCAACTTAGAGAGCTTGGTTAAGCAAGACATTATTCCACGTAATTACGATGAATATGTTACTGCGCGTTCGGTCGTTAAGTCAGCTAAAGCCAATGTGTTACAGAAACGCCAAAACCTTGAGCTGATCCGAAGTGGTGAGGCTTCAATAGGTAATGCTCGTTTAACCTCTACCATCTATGCACCGATTGACGGCACTGTGCTGAATCGAAAAGTTGAAGTCGGTGAGCCAATTATTTCCACCGAATCTAGCCAAGCTGCGACCGAGATGATGTCACTGGCAGACATGAAAAGCCTGATTTTTAAAGGCAGTGTCAGTGAGCATGATGCGGCTCAGCTGTCACCGGGTATGCCTGTGATTCTTACGGTAGCTCCATACCCTGAAGTTGAAATCGAAGGTGTGCTGACTAAGGTGGCGATCCAGTCAGAAAACCTTAATTCTCCGGGTTCGACTACGGCCAAGAGTTTCGATAATGGCTTCGGGGTAGAAGTCGGTGAACTGAAAATTCCTCAAGATATTATGCTGCGTTCAGGGTTCTCTTCAACCGCACAAATCACGCTTAAAAAGTCGGAAAACGTACTGACTCTACCAGAGCGTGTACTTCAGTTTGAGGGCGAGACGCCCAATGTTCTGATTCCTGATAATTCGGAGCAAGGTTTCCATAAACAGAAAGTGAAATTAGGTCTTTCAGACGGCATTAATGTAGAAGTGCTCGATGGCGTTGAACTGGATGAAGAGATCATTGATAACAGCATGATGATGGGGGCTGCCCATGGCTAA
- a CDS encoding efflux RND transporter permease subunit: MISAIIRWSISNRFLVLIATLALTLGGLYSLKNTPVDAIPDLSDVQVIIKTSYPGQAPQVVEDQVTYPLTTAMLAVPGAETVRGYSFFGDSYVYIIFNDDTDMYWARSRVLEYLSQVAPNLPSGAKPTLGPDATGVGWVYSYVLQDKTGQHDLAELRSLQDWFLKYELQTVDGVSEVATVGGMVKQYQVQIDPAKLRAYNLTLQQVNKAIQQGNQETGASVIEAAEAEHMVRTTGYLSSVEDIQSLPLKVTDKGTPLLLGDIADINLGPQMRRGISEFNGEGEAVGGVIVMRFGENASEVITNVKAKLAELQRSLPSGVEIKATYDRSTLIDSAVENLWKKLAEEFIVVAIVCALFLFHIRSSLVIALSLPVGILSAFIVMHWQGINANIMSLGGIAIAIGAMVDGAIVMIENVHKHIERTPLNDNNRWEVIGKAAQEVGAPLFFSLLIITLSFVPVFALEGQEGKMFSPLAFTKTYAMAASAGLAITLVPVLMGYFIRGKVLPESKNPVNKALIALYRPLLNLSLTYPKAMIVLALGLLASAYYPMSKLGSEFIPPLDEGDLMYMPTTYPGISIGKARELLQQTNKLIKSVPEVETVWGKIGRAETATDPAPLTMIETVIQLKPKAQWREGITTESLRKEFDQLVQFPGLTNAWVMPIKTRIDMLATGIKTPIGIKIAGPDLKVIEQIGGELEPLLNQINGTASVYAERVAGGRYVTIDIKRRSAARYGLNIQDVQQVISTAIGGVNVGETIEGLERYPINVRYPQDYRDSVVKLQNLPLVTSNGARIALADVADIRYEDGPPMIKTENARPNGWVFVDIDGRDLGSYVNEAQAIVGEQLQLPAGYSLTWSGQYEYMERAKQRLSVVVPITIAIIMLLLYFSFRQVGEVLVIMCTLPLAMVGGLWLMHYLGYNFSIAVGVGFIALAGVAVEIGVIMLVYLNQAWHQRKLDAAQNLQSLHKGDLTDAIREGAGLRVRPVMMTVLTVIIGLVPIMYGDGTGSEVMQRIAAPMIGGMASALLLTLLVLPAIFKLWKQRELSKPSNDKQPASNQQVPNQ, encoded by the coding sequence ATGATTAGTGCGATTATTCGATGGTCGATCAGTAATCGTTTCTTAGTACTGATTGCGACTTTAGCTTTAACCTTGGGTGGTCTTTATAGCCTGAAGAACACCCCAGTGGACGCTATACCCGATCTTTCCGATGTTCAGGTGATCATAAAAACCAGCTATCCCGGTCAGGCGCCTCAGGTGGTGGAGGATCAAGTCACCTACCCACTGACAACGGCCATGCTTGCTGTTCCCGGTGCAGAAACAGTGCGGGGTTATTCATTCTTTGGCGACTCATACGTCTATATCATTTTTAACGATGATACCGATATGTATTGGGCGCGTTCACGAGTGCTGGAGTATCTCAGTCAGGTAGCGCCTAATCTTCCTTCCGGGGCGAAACCCACACTAGGGCCAGATGCCACAGGGGTAGGTTGGGTATACAGCTATGTGCTGCAAGACAAAACAGGTCAACACGATCTGGCTGAGCTACGTTCGCTGCAAGACTGGTTTTTGAAGTATGAGCTGCAAACAGTTGATGGTGTGTCTGAGGTTGCGACTGTTGGCGGTATGGTCAAACAGTATCAAGTACAAATTGACCCGGCCAAACTGCGCGCTTACAACCTGACGTTGCAACAAGTCAATAAGGCGATTCAGCAAGGCAACCAAGAAACAGGTGCTTCAGTCATCGAAGCGGCGGAAGCGGAACACATGGTACGTACTACAGGTTACCTATCGAGTGTTGAAGATATTCAATCCTTACCACTTAAAGTGACAGACAAAGGAACGCCTCTGCTACTCGGTGATATCGCAGATATTAACCTAGGCCCTCAAATGCGCCGGGGTATCTCTGAGTTTAATGGCGAGGGTGAAGCGGTTGGCGGCGTGATCGTGATGCGATTTGGTGAAAACGCCAGTGAAGTGATCACTAACGTCAAAGCCAAACTCGCAGAATTGCAGCGAAGTCTGCCTTCTGGTGTTGAGATTAAAGCGACCTATGATCGCTCGACATTGATTGATTCGGCGGTAGAGAATTTATGGAAAAAACTGGCAGAGGAATTCATCGTCGTTGCGATTGTATGCGCCCTGTTCCTGTTCCATATCCGCTCGTCGTTGGTGATTGCGCTGAGCTTACCTGTGGGGATTTTGTCAGCCTTCATTGTGATGCATTGGCAGGGTATTAACGCCAACATCATGTCGTTGGGCGGTATTGCGATTGCGATTGGCGCAATGGTCGATGGGGCGATCGTGATGATCGAAAATGTCCATAAACACATCGAGCGTACGCCTCTCAATGATAACAACCGATGGGAAGTGATAGGTAAGGCTGCGCAAGAGGTGGGTGCGCCGCTGTTCTTCTCACTGCTGATCATTACCTTGAGCTTTGTTCCCGTGTTTGCGCTAGAAGGTCAAGAAGGCAAGATGTTCTCACCACTTGCGTTCACCAAAACCTATGCGATGGCGGCTTCTGCAGGTTTAGCGATTACGCTAGTGCCCGTGCTGATGGGCTATTTCATTCGTGGCAAAGTGCTGCCAGAGAGCAAAAACCCAGTAAATAAGGCGCTCATTGCGCTTTATCGTCCGCTACTCAACTTAAGCTTAACTTATCCTAAAGCCATGATTGTATTGGCATTAGGTCTGCTTGCCTCTGCTTACTATCCAATGAGCAAACTCGGCAGTGAATTCATTCCGCCTCTAGATGAAGGTGACTTAATGTATATGCCGACCACCTATCCGGGGATCTCCATTGGTAAAGCGCGTGAGCTATTACAACAGACCAACAAGTTAATTAAGTCTGTACCTGAGGTTGAGACGGTATGGGGCAAGATTGGTCGGGCAGAAACTGCCACTGACCCGGCGCCGCTGACCATGATCGAGACTGTGATTCAACTTAAACCCAAAGCGCAATGGCGCGAAGGGATAACAACGGAGTCATTACGTAAAGAGTTTGATCAACTGGTTCAATTCCCTGGTTTAACCAACGCATGGGTCATGCCGATCAAAACGCGTATCGACATGTTGGCGACGGGGATTAAGACACCGATAGGCATCAAGATCGCCGGGCCTGACCTTAAGGTGATAGAGCAAATCGGTGGCGAGCTTGAACCGCTTCTAAATCAAATCAATGGAACGGCGTCAGTCTACGCTGAACGTGTCGCTGGTGGACGTTACGTGACGATTGATATTAAGCGTCGTTCAGCTGCTCGTTATGGACTCAATATTCAGGATGTCCAGCAAGTTATCTCGACGGCGATTGGCGGAGTGAATGTCGGCGAGACAATTGAAGGGTTAGAGCGTTACCCAATCAATGTTCGTTACCCGCAAGACTACCGTGATTCGGTGGTGAAACTGCAAAACCTCCCACTAGTGACATCTAATGGCGCGCGTATTGCGTTGGCGGATGTGGCTGACATTCGTTATGAAGATGGCCCTCCTATGATCAAAACCGAGAATGCTCGTCCAAACGGCTGGGTGTTTGTTGATATTGATGGTCGAGATTTAGGTTCTTACGTTAACGAAGCACAGGCCATCGTCGGTGAGCAGCTCCAGCTACCTGCGGGTTACTCGCTCACTTGGTCCGGTCAATATGAATATATGGAACGTGCTAAGCAGCGCTTGAGCGTAGTAGTGCCAATCACCATTGCCATCATTATGTTGCTGCTCTACTTCAGCTTCCGCCAAGTAGGAGAAGTGTTGGTCATCATGTGTACTCTGCCACTGGCGATGGTAGGTGGACTATGGCTGATGCACTACCTAGGGTACAACTTTTCTATCGCGGTCGGTGTGGGCTTTATTGCTCTTGCTGGGGTGGCGGTAGAGATAGGCGTCATCATGCTGGTTTACCTCAATCAAGCTTGGCACCAACGTAAACTCGACGCCGCGCAAAACCTGCAGTCGCTACACAAAGGGGATTTGACGGACGCAATTCGTGAAGGTGCCGGACTTAGGGTTCGTCCGGTGATGATGACGGTACTAACAGTCATCATAGGCTTGGTGCCAATTATGTACGGCGATGGAACCGGCTCTGAAGTCATGCAACGTATCGCAGCGCCGATGATTGGCGGCATGGCATCAGCGCTACTGCTGACTCTGCTGGTACTGCCTGCAATCTTCAAGCTTTGGAAGCAAAGAGAGCTTTCAAAGCCATCTAATGACAAACAACCGGCTTCAAATCAACAAGTTCCAAACCAATAA
- a CDS encoding ABC transporter permease has product MLLPMRQIFQEMAAEKLRLGLTILAVAWATLCIAAMLSVGEGIRQGVLRTAQNGNGNLIYLTGGMATVDYGAFHQGKFLTLKAQDADVVRALPAVRGVVPTARWNERISAGDRESWQEPLAVTTEFASLTNLQPLAGGRWLNPLDQKEMRKVVVLGYSLAAELFNPVEDFSWFAAVTLQTNPVGKKVKIGKEEFTVVGVLEKNSARVEQGDQINHSSFIPLATWRRFHPNGEIGGINVEPKANADRDKLAKSIRQVIARKHGASVSDEQVVQVEDMFLKQKSMQQFLIGLQSFLGIIGFVTLAVAGVGIANVMYATVKRSTRDIGVRMAVGATPTAIRLHYLVQSLMTMMLGGVLGLGVTYVLVSALSAISLEGNVFYEQLGKPVPELSWIVVLVVITTLIIIGVASAWLPANRAAKVSPLEALQSE; this is encoded by the coding sequence ATGCTGTTACCGATGAGGCAAATCTTTCAAGAGATGGCAGCAGAAAAGCTCAGGTTGGGTCTGACAATTTTGGCAGTGGCTTGGGCGACACTTTGTATTGCAGCGATGCTATCTGTCGGCGAAGGGATTCGTCAGGGGGTGTTGAGGACGGCACAAAATGGTAACGGTAATCTAATCTATCTGACTGGTGGTATGGCTACCGTCGATTACGGTGCTTTTCATCAAGGTAAGTTCTTAACCCTTAAAGCACAAGATGCGGACGTGGTTCGCGCGTTACCTGCGGTAAGGGGGGTAGTACCCACTGCAAGATGGAACGAGCGTATTAGTGCTGGTGATCGAGAATCATGGCAAGAGCCGTTAGCGGTGACGACGGAATTTGCTTCGCTGACTAATTTGCAACCTTTAGCTGGTGGTCGCTGGCTCAACCCTCTCGATCAAAAAGAGATGCGTAAAGTCGTGGTTTTAGGTTACTCGTTAGCCGCTGAACTATTTAATCCCGTAGAAGACTTTAGTTGGTTTGCAGCGGTCACGTTGCAAACCAACCCGGTAGGGAAGAAGGTTAAGATTGGTAAGGAAGAATTTACTGTGGTGGGCGTCTTGGAGAAAAACAGCGCGCGAGTTGAGCAAGGCGATCAAATCAACCATTCCAGCTTTATACCATTAGCGACTTGGCGGCGATTTCACCCCAATGGCGAAATTGGCGGAATTAATGTTGAACCGAAAGCAAATGCAGATAGGGACAAGCTTGCAAAATCTATTCGGCAGGTGATTGCTCGCAAACATGGAGCAAGTGTTAGTGACGAGCAGGTCGTTCAAGTGGAAGATATGTTCCTCAAGCAAAAAAGCATGCAGCAGTTCCTAATTGGTCTACAGAGTTTCCTTGGCATTATTGGCTTTGTCACGCTCGCTGTAGCGGGGGTAGGCATTGCCAACGTTATGTACGCGACAGTGAAACGCTCGACCCGTGATATCGGAGTGAGAATGGCGGTTGGAGCAACCCCGACCGCAATCCGTTTGCACTATCTGGTGCAGTCACTCATGACCATGATGCTAGGGGGAGTGCTCGGTCTTGGCGTGACTTATGTGCTGGTATCCGCACTTAGTGCAATCAGCTTGGAAGGCAATGTGTTTTACGAGCAGCTAGGCAAACCGGTTCCTGAACTGTCTTGGATTGTGGTGCTGGTGGTGATCACGACCTTAATCATTATTGGTGTTGCTTCAGCCTGGTTGCCAGCGAATCGAGCAGCGAAAGTCAGTCCGTTGGAGGCATTACAAAGTGAGTAA
- the copI gene encoding copper-resistant cuproprotein CopI gives MKKTFALITTALVSSYAFAQMDHSMMNHGDTDHGQMMAMDHSNMDHSNMMNMEGMSDVGMPATGAKPDKVVHVVLSDDMTIRFKKEVKIEPNDVVQFVVMNTGKIDHEFSIGSAKEQLKHREMMKTMAGHAHDSGSTVTVEPGKAKQLLWHFHGDNKVEFACNIPGHAEAGMVKSATL, from the coding sequence ATGAAAAAGACATTCGCATTGATCACAACAGCCTTGGTTAGTTCATACGCTTTCGCTCAGATGGACCATTCGATGATGAATCATGGAGATACGGATCATGGTCAGATGATGGCAATGGATCACTCCAACATGGATCATTCAAACATGATGAATATGGAAGGCATGTCAGACGTTGGTATGCCTGCGACAGGTGCTAAACCCGACAAGGTCGTCCACGTTGTTCTAAGCGATGATATGACTATTCGTTTTAAGAAAGAGGTCAAGATTGAGCCTAATGATGTGGTCCAGTTTGTGGTGATGAATACAGGCAAGATAGATCATGAGTTTTCAATTGGTTCTGCAAAAGAGCAGCTCAAACACCGCGAGATGATGAAAACGATGGCGGGTCATGCTCATGATTCTGGCAGCACAGTGACCGTAGAACCTGGAAAAGCCAAACAGTTACTTTGGCATTTCCATGGTGACAATAAGGTGGAATTTGCCTGCAATATTCCGGGACACGCTGAAGCTGGCATGGTAAAAAGCGCCACCTTATAG